AATCCCCGCGGCTCCACAAGCAAAGCATGCCGCGAAAGCGGCTTTTTCTGTTTTACGACTTACGCTCCATGCCCCGCATGAGAGCGGAAGAAGGAAAACAAAAATAATTTTATTTTACCTTACTTTTTTTAGCCTTGTGTAAGTTTTACACAAAGAAATATGCCTTATTGTTACGAATACCCCCGGCCTGCCGTAAGTTCCGATTGCGTGATTTTTGCTTTTGACGGGAAGCAACTGAATGTCCTTCTCATTGAAAGGAAAAATGATCCTTTTAAAGGGTACTGGGCCTTCCCCGGAGGATTCCTGGAAATGGATGAAACCTCGGAACAATGTGCCAGGCGTGAACTGGAAGAAGAAACAGGCATAAAGGATGCCTGCCTTGAACAGTTATATGCTTTTTCTGGACTCAACCGCGATCCACGCGGAAGAGTTGTTTCGGTGGCCTACATTGCGCTGGTAAGGCAGTCCCGCACGCAACCCGTAGCAGGAGACGATGCCAGGCAGGCAATATGGTTTCCGGTAACCCATCTTCCCCAACTTGCTTTCGACCATGAACTTATTTTCCGTACCGCCATGCAAAGGCTCAGGCAAAAAATCTGCTACCAGCCCATAGGGTATGAGCTGCTCGAAGAAAAATTCACCCTTCCGGAACTGGTAAGGCTCTATGAATCGGTTATGGGTCAACGCATTGACCGCCGGAACTTTTATCGCAAAATGCTCCGTACCGGACTCCTGATACCCCTGGAAGAAAAAACCAGCGGAGTACCACATAAGCGGGCACGTTACTTTCAGTTTGATCATTCCCGTTTTGAGATGCTGAAGCAGAAGGGTTGCTATCCTGAAGCCTTTGCTTTTTCAGAAACTCTTGCCGCAAAACCAAAATCATGAACATTCCAATGGTTTTACCTGTCTTCTTAATTAATGCTGAATTTGAACAGAAAAACAACAGCCATGATACGTCAACGAAATGCTTTGCTGCTGATCGACATGCAGTATGATTTCTGTCATCCTGACGGCACTCTCTATGTTCCGGGCGCTGAAAATGACGTTGTGAGAACGGCCGGTTTCATCAGGAATAACAAGAATGTGATGGAAAGGATTATTCTCACCATGGACTTTCATCAGGTAACGGACATTTCCCATCCCGTTTTCTGGGCAGACAGGGAGGGCAGGCATCCCGAACCCTTCACACAGATTTCATGGCAGGACATTGCAGAAGGAAAATGGAGGGCATTGTTTTTTCAGGATGCAGCGCATGCGTATGTAAAAAAACTGGAACAACAGGGTGAATACATGCATACCATCTGGCCCGAGCATTGCATTATGGGAAGCCGGGGTGCGGCCATTGCGGATGAGGTTATGGATGCCGTGCGTGAATGGGCCGGTGAAGGAAGATTCTTCCGGGTCGTAATCAAAGGGACCAATCCCCTCACGGAACACTTTGGAGCCATCCGTGCCAATATTCCTGTTGAGGATGATGAAGACACCAGGGTGAATTACCAACTTCTTAAGGAACTTGAGATGTATGACAACATTTACCTTGCCGGAGA
This genomic window from Bacteroidales bacterium contains:
- a CDS encoding NUDIX hydrolase is translated as MPYCYEYPRPAVSSDCVIFAFDGKQLNVLLIERKNDPFKGYWAFPGGFLEMDETSEQCARRELEEETGIKDACLEQLYAFSGLNRDPRGRVVSVAYIALVRQSRTQPVAGDDARQAIWFPVTHLPQLAFDHELIFRTAMQRLRQKICYQPIGYELLEEKFTLPELVRLYESVMGQRIDRRNFYRKMLRTGLLIPLEEKTSGVPHKRARYFQFDHSRFEMLKQKGCYPEAFAFSETLAAKPKS
- a CDS encoding nicotinamidase, giving the protein MIRQRNALLLIDMQYDFCHPDGTLYVPGAENDVVRTAGFIRNNKNVMERIILTMDFHQVTDISHPVFWADREGRHPEPFTQISWQDIAEGKWRALFFQDAAHAYVKKLEQQGEYMHTIWPEHCIMGSRGAAIADEVMDAVREWAGEGRFFRVVIKGTNPLTEHFGAIRANIPVEDDEDTRVNYQLLKELEMYDNIYLAGEAKSHCVANTIKQLGDFPHLLKKTILLEDCTSSVPGFENIASTIYEKAFASGMRRSDSQTPVMA